In the genome of Massilibacillus massiliensis, one region contains:
- the murQ gene encoding N-acetylmuramic acid 6-phosphate etherase: MNEVNRLTVNIESLLTEQRNSKTGNIDQLNTVEMLQLLNDEDKTVAYAVEKELPNVALAVDKVVEALRQGGRLVYIGAGTSGRLGVLDASECPPTFGVDDNVVVGLIAGGDLALRNAIEGAEDDEDEAVRQLQNIGLSAADVLIGIAASGRTPYVMGGLKYANRLGVTTVAISCSPDSAIGDIAGIAITPVVGPEAISGSTRLKSGTAQKMVLNMITTGAMIKIGKVYGNLMVDVNASNVKLIERAKRIVTQATGVSIEQAKEVLEQVNYNPKLAIVMLKKACTPEEAKIQLEKAHGVIRKVLSIE, translated from the coding sequence ATGAATGAGGTGAATCGTTTGACAGTAAATATAGAGAGTTTGTTGACGGAACAAAGAAATTCTAAAACGGGAAATATTGATCAGTTAAATACTGTGGAAATGTTACAGTTGCTTAACGATGAAGACAAGACAGTGGCATATGCTGTGGAGAAGGAGTTACCCAATGTTGCATTAGCTGTCGATAAAGTAGTTGAAGCACTGCGGCAGGGAGGGCGGCTGGTGTATATAGGTGCAGGGACAAGCGGCCGGCTAGGCGTGTTGGATGCTTCTGAATGCCCGCCAACCTTTGGAGTTGATGACAATGTGGTTGTCGGTTTGATTGCCGGTGGTGACCTTGCTTTGCGTAATGCTATCGAAGGTGCTGAAGATGACGAGGATGAAGCGGTTAGACAATTGCAAAATATCGGTTTGTCAGCGGCCGATGTTTTAATCGGCATTGCCGCCAGTGGGCGCACGCCTTACGTTATGGGGGGGCTAAAGTATGCGAATAGATTGGGTGTGACTACCGTAGCGATTAGTTGTTCGCCAGATTCAGCCATTGGCGATATCGCTGGAATTGCCATTACGCCAGTGGTCGGTCCGGAAGCCATATCCGGCTCTACCCGCTTAAAATCTGGCACAGCGCAAAAGATGGTACTGAATATGATTACAACCGGTGCGATGATCAAGATAGGTAAAGTGTACGGAAATTTGATGGTGGACGTGAATGCAAGTAATGTGAAACTTATAGAACGAGCAAAAAGAATTGTAACCCAGGCTACCGGAGTTTCCATAGAACAAGCTAAGGAAGTTTTGGAACAGGTTAACTATAATCCTAAACTGGCAATCGTTATGCTAAAAAAAGCATGTACGCCGGAAGAAGCTAAAATTCAGTTAGAAAAAGCCCATGGGGTTATTCGTAAGGTATTAAGCATCGAATAA
- a CDS encoding N-acetylglucosamine kinase, with translation MEWVLGIDGGGSKTHGWAADRHGNILAKVERGASNHHVIGIAKFGQLISDMLDEFATIGLERSDLRFISLGLAGVDRQQDKVSIGTTLDDLGLKGRYGLYNDAEIALVAGAGTMEGIVAISGTGSIAYGVNAQGECFRAGGWGHVVSDEGSGYDIARQALVRGIKAAEGMEQPTVLLDNILNFLQLVSFDDLITFIYDPKTTKKQVAVLSEVVVNAATNGDAVAIAILKDAADEIIALIEAVVARGFAAAPKIKVVLLGSILRKIPQVRERVIAKLQDKVDIRCSEVEPVAGAVILALQALK, from the coding sequence ATGGAATGGGTATTAGGGATTGATGGAGGCGGCAGCAAGACCCACGGTTGGGCTGCGGATCGGCATGGGAATATCCTGGCGAAAGTGGAAAGAGGTGCCTCGAACCATCATGTGATTGGTATAGCCAAATTTGGTCAACTGATCAGCGACATGCTGGATGAATTTGCGACCATTGGTTTGGAACGTAGTGATTTACGGTTCATTTCTTTAGGTTTGGCAGGTGTCGACCGACAGCAGGATAAGGTGAGTATTGGCACGACTCTGGATGATTTGGGGTTAAAAGGACGTTATGGCCTCTACAATGATGCGGAGATTGCTTTGGTTGCCGGAGCTGGTACAATGGAAGGTATTGTGGCTATTTCTGGTACAGGTTCTATTGCCTATGGAGTAAATGCACAAGGTGAATGCTTTCGGGCTGGTGGCTGGGGGCATGTAGTCAGCGATGAAGGAAGTGGCTACGACATTGCTCGACAAGCCTTGGTGCGAGGTATTAAAGCAGCAGAGGGTATGGAGCAGCCTACCGTATTGTTAGATAACATCCTGAATTTCTTACAGTTGGTATCCTTTGATGATTTAATTACTTTCATATATGATCCCAAGACAACTAAAAAGCAGGTAGCCGTACTCAGCGAAGTAGTGGTTAACGCCGCAACGAATGGAGACGCGGTGGCTATTGCTATTTTAAAGGATGCAGCGGATGAAATAATAGCTTTGATCGAGGCTGTTGTTGCCAGAGGTTTTGCTGCTGCTCCAAAGATAAAGGTTGTATTATTGGGCAGTATTCTGCGAAAGATCCCCCAGGTAAGAGAGCGAGTTATTGCGAAGCTGCAAGACAAGGTGGATATCAGATGTTCTGAGGTTGAACCTGTAGCAGGTGCGGTAATACTGGCATTGCAAGCATTGAAGTGA
- a CDS encoding DUF871 domain-containing protein, producing the protein MKNDRGRYKLMAMEKGISVYVGMGYKEKAIQEYLFTAHQYGYSRIFTSLHIPEADRQKILNEFTNMVKYAKQLGFSITADISPVSFELLGITPGNIDDLCKLGIDTLRLDFGFNLHETARLVKESEVDIELNASTIDEKTLHTILGEGIDTARLRACHNYYPRPETGLSYRLFAERSQLFRSYGIPVAAFIASHSNPRGPIYEGVPSLEQHRHMNPVTAAKHLFASKLVDAVIFGDPFAALEELSGVAALDESCIELAVEIKPDISSMERAILLGRHTNRNDPGEHVIRSQEARSLCYETIRKQSPLPRPCGAVTIDNVEYLRYMGELQVVCHELPIDARINVVAQVIKEELFLLEYIQPGRSFCFKEKCATIGQEGFINHGMGIRD; encoded by the coding sequence ATGAAGAATGATAGAGGGAGGTATAAATTGATGGCAATGGAAAAAGGTATATCGGTCTATGTCGGCATGGGTTACAAGGAAAAGGCTATTCAAGAATATTTATTTACTGCGCACCAATATGGTTATTCACGGATCTTTACTTCTTTACATATTCCAGAGGCTGATCGTCAAAAGATTTTGAATGAATTCACGAATATGGTCAAATATGCAAAGCAGTTAGGATTTAGCATAACTGCCGATATTTCTCCAGTTTCATTTGAATTATTAGGGATAACGCCGGGCAATATCGATGATCTATGCAAACTTGGTATTGACACGCTACGTCTGGATTTTGGGTTTAACCTTCACGAAACTGCTAGATTGGTCAAAGAAAGCGAAGTTGATATTGAACTAAACGCCAGCACAATTGACGAGAAAACACTGCATACTATTTTGGGTGAGGGAATTGATACCGCTCGTTTGCGCGCTTGTCACAACTATTATCCTCGTCCGGAAACCGGATTGTCGTACCGCCTTTTTGCCGAGCGGTCACAGCTTTTTCGCAGTTATGGTATACCGGTAGCGGCTTTTATTGCTTCACATAGCAATCCTCGGGGGCCGATCTATGAGGGGGTACCGTCTTTGGAGCAACATCGACATATGAATCCGGTCACTGCCGCAAAACATTTATTTGCCAGTAAACTGGTTGATGCAGTAATTTTCGGTGATCCGTTTGCAGCCCTTGAAGAGCTGTCCGGCGTGGCTGCCTTGGATGAAAGCTGTATTGAACTCGCGGTTGAAATCAAACCTGACATCAGCAGCATGGAAAGAGCGATACTTTTAGGTAGACATACCAATCGTAATGATCCGGGTGAACATGTTATCCGTTCCCAAGAAGCTCGAAGTTTATGTTATGAGACTATTAGGAAACAGTCACCTTTACCCAGGCCTTGTGGTGCGGTCACGATTGATAATGTCGAGTATCTTCGTTACATGGGTGAATTGCAAGTGGTATGTCATGAATTGCCGATTGACGCGAGAATAAATGTAGTGGCTCAAGTAATCAAGGAGGAATTATTTCTGTTGGAGTATATTCAGCCTGGCCGCTCATTTTGCTTTAAGGAGAAATGCGCAACGATAGGACAGGAGGGATTTATAAACCATGGAATGGGTATTAGGGATTGA
- a CDS encoding PTS transporter subunit EIIC, which yields MAQERELAQQIMNAVGGKENIASATHCMTRLRLTVSSREKVDIDKLKQISGVLGALEQAGQLQIILGPGVVNKVAAEFSELTNLAMGEVNDLKAAYKDKNRTPFKLFLQKLSSIFVPLMPAIVGSGMVAGITNVAIRCGADPQGALISILNVIGWGIFSYLGVFVGINAAKEFGGSPAMGGLAGILIINPAIATIKISGMALVPGRGGLIGVLLVAWFMSIVEKRLRKFVPTAIDIIITPTLTLLVTGFATYYILQPIGGYLSDGIIGFFKFMISSGAPIAGFALAGTFLPVVMTGLHQGLTPIHMELLNTLQENPLLPILAMAGGGQVGATIAVYFKTKNKKLKELIKGALPVGFLGIGEPLIFGVTLPLGRPFITACIGAGFGGAFQALMQVKSIALGVSGLSLAFLIKPGGVMYYLIGILIAYVAGFVITWVVGFDDPKNEE from the coding sequence ATGGCACAGGAACGAGAGTTAGCGCAACAAATAATGAATGCCGTTGGAGGAAAAGAGAATATTGCCAGTGCTACGCACTGTATGACTAGACTAAGGCTGACAGTCAGTTCTCGGGAAAAGGTTGATATCGATAAGCTCAAACAAATCTCTGGAGTTTTGGGAGCTTTGGAACAAGCAGGGCAACTTCAAATTATTCTCGGACCAGGTGTAGTAAATAAGGTAGCTGCAGAGTTTAGCGAGTTGACTAATCTAGCGATGGGCGAAGTCAATGATCTTAAAGCCGCATATAAGGATAAAAACCGCACGCCTTTCAAATTGTTTTTACAGAAATTATCTAGTATTTTTGTACCGCTGATGCCAGCTATTGTTGGTTCTGGTATGGTCGCTGGTATAACGAATGTGGCAATTCGCTGTGGTGCTGATCCTCAGGGGGCATTGATTTCCATACTAAATGTAATTGGATGGGGTATTTTTTCCTATCTAGGCGTTTTTGTCGGTATAAATGCAGCAAAGGAATTTGGTGGGTCGCCTGCTATGGGTGGTTTAGCCGGTATTTTGATTATCAATCCGGCGATTGCTACCATAAAAATTAGTGGAATGGCGTTGGTTCCAGGACGTGGCGGTCTCATTGGCGTACTATTGGTGGCTTGGTTTATGAGTATTGTGGAAAAACGGTTGCGTAAATTTGTGCCGACTGCGATTGACATCATCATAACGCCGACCTTAACATTACTTGTTACTGGCTTTGCTACATACTATATCTTGCAACCAATAGGCGGATATCTATCGGATGGAATTATAGGCTTTTTTAAATTCATGATAAGTTCGGGTGCCCCTATTGCTGGTTTTGCTTTAGCCGGAACCTTCTTGCCCGTCGTTATGACCGGACTGCATCAAGGATTAACGCCCATCCACATGGAACTATTAAATACATTGCAGGAAAATCCGCTTTTACCTATATTGGCTATGGCGGGCGGCGGTCAAGTAGGGGCCACGATTGCTGTTTATTTTAAAACCAAAAATAAAAAACTTAAGGAACTAATAAAAGGAGCACTGCCGGTAGGCTTTCTAGGTATAGGTGAACCGCTTATTTTTGGTGTAACTTTGCCGCTGGGGCGTCCTTTCATCACAGCCTGTATAGGGGCCGGATTTGGCGGTGCGTTTCAGGCGTTAATGCAGGTGAAGTCTATCGCATTAGGTGTCTCAGGGCTGTCATTAGCGTTTTTAATTAAGCCCGGTGGCGTTATGTATTATCTGATCGGTATTCTTATTGCTTATGTCGCAGGGTTTGTGATTACTTGGGTTGTAGGCTTTGATGATCCTAAGAATGAAGAATGA
- a CDS encoding PTS sugar transporter subunit IIA, with product MFGFFNKKKLETYAPITGKIIDITEVSDQVFSTKMMGDGFAIEPETDVVVAPCDGTVTLVAATKHAVAIESQGVQILIHIGLDTVDLQGQGFTAHVKENDVVKKGTPLITFDRDYIVAQEKPLTTMMVITNMDEKVKTIEKNLADGMGPILAIEVK from the coding sequence ATGTTTGGATTTTTTAATAAGAAGAAGCTAGAAACCTATGCACCGATTACTGGAAAGATTATTGATATCACCGAAGTTTCTGATCAAGTCTTTTCCACTAAGATGATGGGCGATGGATTTGCGATTGAACCAGAAACGGATGTTGTAGTTGCTCCTTGTGACGGAACTGTGACATTAGTGGCAGCAACAAAACATGCTGTAGCTATAGAAAGCCAAGGCGTTCAGATTCTAATTCATATTGGACTCGATACGGTAGACCTCCAAGGTCAAGGCTTTACGGCACATGTTAAGGAAAATGATGTAGTGAAAAAAGGAACTCCGTTGATTACCTTTGATCGAGATTATATTGTAGCGCAAGAAAAACCGCTTACGACGATGATGGTTATTACAAATATGGATGAAAAGGTCAAAACAATCGAAAAAAACTTGGCAGACGGTATGGGGCCTATACTTGCCATTGAGGTAAAATAA
- the nagA gene encoding N-acetylglucosamine-6-phosphate deacetylase — MKAIINGKIILKDTILTDQVILYDETIEQIIPKAIFQAKDGDIILDAQGKYVAAGFINLHIHGCSGFDTMDDTPEALAVIRQGMVESGVTSFLPTTMTYDFPTIYRSFEQIRAAMKIEGGAQIIGCHVEGPFISEEYKGAQSPKHIIAPDFSWLEPYQDIIKIVTIAPEVMRSHDFIEECKKRNIVVSIGHSSASYDEAMQAISAGAAQITHLFNGMQQFHHRKPSVVGAALDTDVNCELIADNVHVHPAMQRLVYKIKGSDHLILVTDSMRACMLPDGESELGGQVVIVKDQVAKLRDGTIAGSVLTMNEAIRKFQYNTGAPLPEVIKLVTVNPAKELGIYDLKGSIESGKQADLVLFDDTIEIFTTIVKGKKVYQRRPS; from the coding sequence ATGAAGGCAATTATAAATGGCAAGATTATTTTAAAAGATACAATTTTAACCGATCAGGTTATTTTATATGATGAAACTATCGAACAAATCATACCCAAAGCTATTTTTCAAGCCAAGGATGGAGATATCATTTTGGATGCGCAGGGAAAATATGTTGCAGCGGGCTTCATTAATCTTCATATTCATGGATGCAGCGGTTTCGATACAATGGATGATACGCCTGAAGCATTGGCCGTTATTCGGCAAGGTATGGTAGAGTCCGGTGTTACTTCGTTTTTACCGACGACAATGACATATGATTTTCCGACGATTTATCGTAGTTTTGAGCAGATCCGGGCAGCAATGAAGATCGAGGGCGGTGCTCAGATTATCGGCTGTCATGTCGAAGGGCCTTTTATTAGTGAAGAATATAAAGGGGCGCAGAGTCCAAAGCACATTATTGCGCCAGATTTTTCGTGGTTAGAACCCTATCAGGATATTATAAAAATAGTGACGATCGCTCCAGAGGTGATGCGTAGTCATGACTTTATAGAAGAATGTAAAAAACGTAATATCGTGGTTTCAATAGGTCATAGTTCAGCAAGCTATGATGAAGCTATGCAGGCTATTTCTGCTGGTGCTGCCCAGATTACACATCTTTTTAACGGAATGCAGCAATTTCATCATCGTAAACCGAGTGTTGTTGGTGCGGCACTTGACACTGACGTGAATTGTGAGCTCATTGCTGATAATGTACATGTTCATCCGGCAATGCAGCGACTTGTTTATAAAATAAAAGGGAGTGACCATCTGATTTTAGTTACGGATTCTATGCGTGCTTGTATGTTGCCAGATGGTGAATCTGAACTGGGTGGACAAGTGGTCATCGTTAAAGATCAAGTAGCAAAGCTTCGTGATGGTACGATTGCGGGGAGTGTACTTACGATGAATGAAGCGATTCGCAAGTTTCAATACAATACGGGAGCTCCTTTGCCCGAAGTCATTAAACTCGTAACCGTAAATCCAGCTAAGGAGTTAGGTATTTACGATCTTAAAGGAAGTATTGAAAGTGGTAAACAAGCCGATCTTGTTTTGTTTGATGACACAATCGAAATATTTACAACAATAGTAAAAGGGAAGAAAGTCTATCAAAGAAGACCAAGCTAG
- the nagB gene encoding glucosamine-6-phosphate deaminase → MRIIVTESYEEMSTAAARIVAGQLYLKPNSVLGLATGSTPLLMYQKLVQVHEQIGLDFSEAISFNLDEYLGLEPENPQSYHYFMHENFFDKINIKPENIFIPNGKPDNLDEECKHYDKLIESKGGIDLQILGVGQNAHIGFNEPDVKFEATTHKVKLDEETIEANARFFSDREDVPRYAISMGIKTIMLAKKVILLANGKNKAEAIYKAIYGGVRPDAPASILQLHQDVLIIVDKEAAALLPEKTSAK, encoded by the coding sequence TTGCGTATTATTGTGACAGAATCTTATGAAGAAATGAGTACTGCTGCTGCCAGAATCGTTGCTGGGCAATTGTATTTAAAACCCAATAGTGTATTAGGTTTAGCTACCGGAAGTACACCTCTTTTGATGTATCAAAAGCTTGTTCAGGTGCATGAACAAATTGGTTTGGATTTTTCAGAGGCGATCAGTTTCAATTTGGATGAATATTTGGGATTAGAACCAGAAAATCCACAAAGTTATCATTATTTTATGCACGAAAATTTCTTTGATAAGATTAACATTAAGCCAGAAAATATTTTTATTCCAAACGGAAAACCAGATAATTTGGATGAAGAATGCAAACATTATGACAAGCTTATTGAGTCAAAGGGTGGTATTGACCTGCAAATATTGGGAGTCGGACAAAATGCTCATATCGGATTTAATGAGCCGGATGTTAAATTTGAAGCGACGACACATAAGGTAAAACTAGATGAGGAAACCATTGAGGCAAATGCAAGATTTTTTTCCGACCGTGAAGATGTACCGAGGTATGCAATCAGTATGGGAATTAAGACAATTATGCTTGCTAAAAAAGTGATTTTATTGGCAAATGGGAAAAATAAAGCGGAGGCAATTTATAAGGCAATCTATGGCGGTGTTCGACCTGATGCTCCCGCATCTATTCTGCAATTGCATCAAGATGTGCTTATCATTGTCGATAAAGAAGCCGCAGCGTTATTACCTGAAAAAACTTCCGCTAAATAA
- a CDS encoding GntR family transcriptional regulator, with the protein MKKVDKSSPIPLYYQLKTILIELIENEELKPGDLMPTERELCEVHEVSRMTVNKTITSLVNEGVVYRERGKGTFVAQTKEKHHLTSLLSFTEDMQKKGMDVDSKIIAFQRETATKKLEKELQLPNSNTEVFKIMRLRCCGGEPYALETVYISAYLCNELDAPMLENNSLYGVLDKVFSRKVEYAYQTIEPILLSEYESEVLQVECNSLALLFARKTYLKNDVPIEVTKAIYRSDRYKFEIELHR; encoded by the coding sequence ATGAAAAAAGTAGATAAATCTTCACCAATACCATTGTATTACCAGTTGAAGACAATTTTAATTGAGCTAATTGAAAATGAGGAACTTAAACCTGGAGATCTAATGCCAACTGAAAGAGAATTATGTGAGGTACATGAAGTTAGCCGTATGACGGTAAATAAAACAATTACGAGCTTAGTCAATGAAGGCGTGGTATACCGTGAGAGAGGTAAAGGAACCTTTGTAGCACAAACGAAAGAAAAACATCATTTAACTAGTTTATTAAGTTTTACAGAAGATATGCAAAAAAAGGGAATGGACGTAGATTCAAAAATCATTGCATTTCAACGTGAAACTGCGACTAAGAAATTGGAAAAAGAGTTACAACTTCCTAACAGCAATACAGAGGTTTTTAAAATAATGCGATTACGCTGTTGCGGAGGTGAACCATATGCCTTAGAAACTGTATATATCTCTGCCTATTTGTGTAATGAATTGGATGCACCAATGTTAGAAAATAATTCTTTATATGGTGTACTTGATAAAGTTTTTTCTCGTAAGGTCGAGTATGCTTATCAGACAATTGAACCCATCCTGTTATCTGAGTATGAAAGTGAGGTGCTGCAAGTAGAGTGTAATTCTCTAGCACTTTTATTTGCTAGAAAAACTTATTTGAAAAATGATGTACCGATTGAAGTGACAAAGGCAATCTATCGCAGTGATCGATATAAATTTGAAATCGAATTGCATCGTTAA
- a CDS encoding non-oxidative hydroxyarylic acid decarboxylases subunit D has product MICPRCDSKTVELLTKAPVDDAWEVYICETCCFSWRSTEDEEITNPEKYDKRFKIDPTQISTLAQLPPIPELRKNSKV; this is encoded by the coding sequence ATGATTTGTCCGAGATGTGATTCTAAAACTGTAGAGCTTTTGACAAAGGCACCTGTTGATGATGCTTGGGAAGTATATATTTGTGAAACTTGTTGTTTTTCTTGGAGATCTACTGAAGATGAAGAAATTACGAATCCAGAAAAATATGATAAAAGATTCAAGATTGATCCAACTCAAATTTCAACACTTGCACAGTTGCCGCCAATTCCTGAATTACGTAAAAACAGCAAAGTTTAA
- a CDS encoding non-oxidative hydroxyarylic acid decarboxylases subunit C produces the protein MAYKDLRGFLEILEKEGQLLRVKEPVMPEPDLSAIGRAAPDLENGPAVLVEKVKGYTNSVVLNVHGSWQNHALMLGMPKDTPLKDQFFELDKKWSDFPVKPTWVDDAPVKEVKLTEDINLFDLIPLFRVNKYDGGFYLSKALIVSRDPDDPDNYNTQNAGTYRIQIKGKDLLGIQPVPFHDIGIHIRNAEERNEPLPIAICLGNDPVLNFMSSTPIAYDESEYDFAGALKGEPIQLTKSEKGNLDVPARSEIILEGYILPRKRRIEGPFGEFPGSYSGARLQPEVKIHTITHRKNPIFENLYLGMPWTEVDYLVALNTSLSLYRQLKRDFPEVVAVNAMYTHGIGVIISTKSRFGGYGKAVAMRLLSTPHGMPYSKIVIVVDEFVDPFNLERVMWALTTRVRPDKDVVMIPYAPGMPLDPSSEPAGMHTKLIIDATTPVAPDTARDTELLEHPEKADFWQTYLQNLRQNVKGEK, from the coding sequence TTGGCTTATAAAGATTTAAGAGGTTTTTTAGAAATTCTTGAAAAAGAAGGTCAATTATTAAGGGTAAAAGAGCCAGTAATGCCGGAACCGGATCTAAGTGCGATAGGAAGAGCGGCACCTGATCTAGAAAATGGACCGGCTGTTCTTGTCGAAAAGGTAAAAGGTTATACAAATAGTGTAGTACTAAACGTACATGGTTCATGGCAAAATCATGCGCTTATGTTAGGAATGCCAAAAGATACTCCGTTAAAGGATCAGTTCTTCGAATTGGATAAGAAATGGTCAGATTTTCCCGTTAAGCCAACTTGGGTAGATGATGCTCCGGTAAAAGAAGTTAAGCTTACAGAAGATATTAATCTTTTTGATTTAATACCCCTGTTTCGGGTGAATAAATACGATGGTGGGTTTTATTTATCTAAAGCTTTAATTGTTTCTCGTGATCCAGACGATCCGGATAACTATAACACGCAAAATGCAGGTACTTATCGAATTCAGATAAAGGGCAAAGATTTACTTGGTATTCAGCCGGTGCCTTTTCATGATATTGGTATTCATATTCGAAATGCTGAAGAAAGAAATGAGCCATTGCCGATAGCGATTTGTCTTGGCAATGATCCTGTACTGAATTTCATGTCAAGTACACCAATTGCATATGATGAATCCGAGTATGATTTTGCTGGAGCTTTAAAAGGTGAACCTATTCAACTGACCAAGAGTGAAAAAGGAAATCTGGATGTTCCGGCAAGGAGTGAAATTATTCTTGAAGGGTATATTTTACCACGCAAAAGAAGAATAGAGGGACCTTTTGGGGAGTTCCCAGGAAGTTATTCCGGAGCCAGGTTACAGCCAGAGGTTAAAATTCATACGATTACACATAGAAAAAATCCTATTTTTGAAAATCTGTATTTAGGAATGCCTTGGACAGAAGTGGATTATTTGGTAGCACTCAATACGAGTTTATCGCTATATCGGCAACTAAAACGAGATTTTCCTGAAGTTGTTGCTGTAAACGCGATGTATACGCATGGAATTGGTGTGATTATATCAACTAAGTCAAGATTTGGTGGCTATGGCAAAGCTGTTGCTATGCGATTGTTATCTACGCCTCACGGAATGCCTTATTCCAAAATCGTTATAGTAGTGGATGAATTTGTAGATCCGTTCAATTTAGAACGGGTAATGTGGGCCTTGACTACGCGGGTGCGTCCTGACAAAGATGTAGTGATGATTCCTTATGCACCGGGGATGCCTTTAGATCCTTCTTCTGAACCCGCAGGCATGCATACCAAACTTATCATTGATGCAACAACACCGGTTGCTCCAGATACAGCTAGAGATACTGAACTATTAGAACATCCTGAAAAAGCTGATTTCTGGCAAACTTATTTGCAAAATTTGCGTCAGAATGTAAAGGGGGAAAAATAA
- the lpdD gene encoding prenylated flavin chaperone LpdD, with protein MAGDVKGDMVQPITVESGRIKITLQAVPVGNDLCVILYGGDAPHIGCVTLSVPRPGLKDKTATSATTSVLNVIGHKDDEAARYVSCVLASKLNKNVVVTCGIHVEDITDEEIRITIELLKDLTNKLIQQMV; from the coding sequence TTGGCAGGAGACGTTAAGGGAGATATGGTACAACCTATAACTGTAGAGAGCGGCAGAATAAAGATAACTTTGCAAGCAGTTCCTGTAGGTAACGATCTATGCGTAATTCTTTACGGCGGCGACGCTCCTCATATCGGTTGCGTAACCTTAAGCGTTCCGCGACCAGGTTTGAAAGATAAAACAGCTACCAGTGCTACAACATCGGTGCTAAATGTAATAGGCCATAAAGATGATGAGGCTGCACGCTATGTATCATGCGTACTTGCGTCTAAATTAAATAAAAATGTGGTTGTTACATGTGGTATTCACGTTGAGGATATAACAGATGAAGAGATCAGAATCACAATTGAGCTTTTGAAGGATTTAACTAACAAACTCATACAACAGATGGTATAA
- a CDS encoding UbiX family flavin prenyltransferase encodes MEDKIKTVKNKRIVIGMSGASGAILGIEMLKILREKAEWETHLVITHGAELTIEQETKYTWNEVRNLADKVYDIKNIGASIASGSFKTEGMVIVPCSMKTVAGVACGYSDNLLLRAADVTIKEKRTLVIVPRECPLSTIHLRNMLALSELGTNIIPPMVTYYNAPVSLADMNRHIIAKVLDKFGIEVAGFKRWGEVDL; translated from the coding sequence ATGGAAGATAAAATAAAAACAGTTAAGAATAAAAGAATCGTAATCGGCATGAGCGGAGCGAGTGGAGCTATATTAGGAATTGAAATGTTGAAGATTCTGCGCGAAAAAGCAGAATGGGAAACGCATCTAGTTATTACGCATGGTGCCGAGTTAACGATTGAGCAAGAAACAAAGTACACATGGAATGAAGTAAGAAATTTAGCTGATAAAGTTTATGATATAAAAAATATTGGTGCCAGCATTGCAAGTGGTTCGTTTAAAACAGAAGGTATGGTAATCGTTCCTTGTAGTATGAAAACGGTTGCTGGTGTAGCTTGTGGATATTCTGATAACCTGCTTCTAAGAGCTGCCGATGTGACGATTAAAGAAAAAAGAACATTGGTGATCGTTCCTAGAGAGTGTCCTTTAAGTACAATTCACTTAAGAAATATGTTGGCTCTGTCCGAGCTCGGTACAAATATTATTCCGCCCATGGTGACCTATTATAATGCTCCTGTCAGTTTAGCTGATATGAATCGGCATATTATTGCTAAAGTTCTCGATAAATTTGGCATTGAAGTGGCAGGTTTTAAGAGATGGGGAGAGGTGGATTTGTAA